Proteins from a genomic interval of Chroococcidiopsis thermalis PCC 7203:
- a CDS encoding metallophosphoesterase family protein, with the protein MMFSTRSRLEESRVGWNALPKALRFAIFAIIGFLLILMLTLLGVFNREPMMPAPPQLLTEPFLQLPTANSVQVVWFTEFAGSQHAVTYGAGLKQTAIASTVKLSRTREDRESHVGAQAETGQYQNIKLRDIWRHEAKVTGLSAGVRVPYRVSSVREDGTTFSSGEYTLASLPESGTPLKILLTSDHQLKPMTAANLQKVVETVGRVDGVFFAGDLINIPDRASEWFDDNRGGAFFPCLQGRAKYEIAKTVYRGGAIAQYAPIFPAIGNHEVMGRYGSGDSLGEEFENSIPRAIAKKLYPEQTETQTEQWLKDRSFNTNTYEEIFTLPETSPGGKTYYAITFGDVRLVVLYVTNMWRSYNLTPDVRGKYQERQQDLDRPETWGYGQVIFGEIAQGSPQYNWLEAELKSQEFQQAKYKIVMFHHPPHSLGDNIVPAYTDPVQIRDRATDGSLEAVRYEYPRAADYIIRDVVPLLETAGVQLVFYGHSHLWNRFISNNGTHFLETSNVGNTYGAAVGNKRRKVPPGNNKDYVALGNPNGLEPIVPTIAPLRGEDDKPQPYIASNDITVFSIFNTATGTISSYRFDTRSPGSDVVKFDEFAL; encoded by the coding sequence ATGATGTTTTCTACTCGGTCAAGGCTAGAAGAGTCGAGAGTCGGGTGGAATGCGCTGCCGAAAGCGCTTCGTTTTGCCATCTTCGCCATTATTGGTTTTTTGCTAATCTTGATGCTGACGCTGCTAGGAGTGTTCAACAGAGAGCCAATGATGCCTGCACCACCTCAGTTACTGACAGAGCCATTTTTACAACTACCAACAGCCAACTCTGTACAAGTAGTGTGGTTTACAGAATTTGCAGGTAGTCAGCACGCAGTTACTTATGGTGCAGGACTGAAACAAACTGCGATCGCCTCTACAGTTAAACTCAGCCGCACGCGAGAAGATCGAGAGTCCCATGTCGGCGCACAAGCTGAAACCGGACAATACCAAAACATCAAACTGCGAGATATCTGGCGACACGAAGCAAAAGTGACGGGATTAAGTGCTGGGGTGCGCGTCCCCTATCGCGTGTCTAGCGTGCGTGAAGATGGCACGACATTCAGTAGCGGTGAATATACCCTTGCTTCCCTGCCTGAATCTGGAACGCCACTCAAAATTTTACTCACCTCGGATCATCAACTCAAACCGATGACAGCAGCAAACTTGCAAAAAGTAGTAGAGACGGTAGGGAGAGTAGACGGGGTTTTCTTTGCTGGAGATTTAATTAATATTCCCGATCGCGCTTCAGAATGGTTTGACGATAATCGTGGTGGCGCGTTTTTTCCCTGCTTGCAAGGAAGGGCAAAATACGAGATTGCTAAAACAGTGTATCGCGGTGGGGCGATCGCTCAATATGCGCCAATATTTCCCGCGATCGGCAATCATGAGGTAATGGGTAGATATGGTAGTGGCGATAGTTTAGGGGAAGAATTCGAGAATTCTATCCCGCGTGCGATTGCTAAAAAACTTTATCCCGAACAAACAGAAACTCAAACAGAACAATGGTTGAAGGATCGTTCCTTTAATACGAATACCTACGAAGAAATTTTCACGCTTCCCGAAACGAGTCCAGGCGGAAAGACATACTACGCCATTACCTTTGGTGATGTACGGTTGGTAGTGCTGTACGTGACAAATATGTGGCGGTCTTACAATCTCACGCCAGATGTAAGAGGAAAGTACCAAGAACGCCAACAAGATTTAGATCGCCCTGAAACGTGGGGCTATGGACAAGTCATTTTTGGTGAAATTGCTCAGGGTAGTCCGCAATATAACTGGTTGGAAGCGGAACTCAAAAGCCAGGAGTTTCAACAAGCGAAATACAAAATTGTTATGTTCCACCATCCGCCCCATTCTTTAGGAGATAATATCGTTCCTGCTTATACCGATCCGGTACAAATTCGCGATCGCGCTACAGATGGTAGCCTCGAAGCAGTGCGATACGAATATCCTAGAGCAGCAGATTACATCATTCGCGATGTCGTACCTTTGTTAGAGACGGCTGGGGTGCAATTAGTTTTTTACGGGCATTCTCACCTGTGGAATCGTTTTATTAGTAATAATGGCACGCACTTTTTAGAAACATCGAATGTTGGCAATACTTACGGTGCGGCTGTGGGAAATAAAAGGCGAAAAGTCCCACCTGGCAATAATAAGGATTATGTTGCGCTAGGCAATCCGAATGGATTAGAACCTATAGTACCAACCATTGCCCCTTTACGAGGTGAAGACGATAAGCCACAGCCTTATATTGCCAGCAACGATATTACAGTTTTTAGTATTTTCAATACGGCAACAGGTACGATTAGTAGCTATCGATTTGACACGCGATCCCCGGGTTCAGATGTAGTTAAGTTTGATGAATTTGCTTTGTAG
- a CDS encoding thiol-disulfide oxidoreductase DCC family protein has protein sequence MNQYIVIFDGNCNLCTTLVQLLEKLDQGQKFRYISMQDETVLQQLGITSQDCELGMILIDANTPNRRWQGTAAAEEIGRLLPMGEIFVNAYRSLPGLKWMGDRTYEQIRDNRYTLFGKRDTTYKTVYAADCGCASGGVGKEN, from the coding sequence ATGAACCAATATATCGTTATCTTTGACGGCAATTGCAATCTCTGTACCACTCTCGTTCAATTATTAGAAAAACTAGACCAAGGACAAAAATTTCGCTATATATCCATGCAAGATGAAACTGTTTTGCAACAGTTAGGAATTACATCTCAAGATTGCGAACTCGGGATGATTTTAATTGATGCTAATACTCCCAATCGTCGTTGGCAAGGTACAGCCGCCGCTGAAGAAATTGGCAGACTATTACCGATGGGTGAAATATTTGTCAATGCTTACCGTTCTCTACCTGGCTTAAAATGGATGGGCGATCGCACTTACGAACAAATCCGCGATAACCGCTACACTCTATTTGGCAAACGCGACACGACATATAAAACTGTGTACGCCGCCGATTGTGGCTGCGCTTCTGGGGGAGTCGGAAAAGAGAATTGA
- a CDS encoding clan AA aspartic protease, producing the protein MVSFNRIDVAASEHMGAVRVPVKLTNAVDEILVNRGLLNPNQLRVCETEALVDTGAVRTVVSQAIVQELGLKVRAQQLAKYADGREEMVGLTEPVIIEIMGRETTEAVLVTGDEVLIGQTVLETLDLLVDCKNQRLIPNPAHPDQPVFRI; encoded by the coding sequence ATGGTAAGTTTCAATCGAATTGATGTTGCAGCTAGCGAACATATGGGAGCAGTCCGAGTACCAGTCAAGCTTACAAATGCTGTTGATGAAATCTTAGTCAATCGAGGATTACTTAATCCAAATCAGTTGCGCGTGTGTGAAACTGAAGCACTAGTAGACACTGGTGCAGTTCGTACAGTCGTATCTCAAGCTATAGTACAAGAACTGGGCTTAAAAGTTCGCGCTCAGCAGCTTGCTAAATATGCTGATGGTAGAGAGGAAATGGTGGGACTTACTGAACCTGTAATTATCGAAATCATGGGACGGGAGACAACCGAGGCAGTGTTAGTAACTGGGGATGAAGTCTTAATTGGTCAAACTGTATTAGAAACATTAGATTTACTCGTAGATTGTAAAAATCAGCGTTTAATTCCCAATCCCGCTCATCCCGACCAACCTGTTTTTCGGATTTAG